One genomic segment of Sphingorhabdus sp. M41 includes these proteins:
- the dapA gene encoding 4-hydroxy-tetrahydrodipicolinate synthase yields MFSGSIPALATPFRDGSFAEDQFRALVDWQIDQGSSALVPCGTTGEASTLSNAEHHRVIEICIEQAAGRVPVIAGCGSNDTTNALLHLNFSKKCGAAAGLVVAPYYNRPNQEGITAHFTTLTENVDLPLVLYNVPARTVTDIMPDTVAALSKLPNVVAIKDASGDLDRVTAHRLNCADDFVMLSGVDELSLAFNAAGGVGCISVTANVAPKLCAEFQAACAAGDYAKARELNDVLYPLHKSLFSDASPGPIKYAMSRVLGDFSTDLRLPMTPPSEASRMAVDAALEGAGLI; encoded by the coding sequence ATGTTCTCGGGCTCAATACCGGCTCTGGCGACTCCCTTTCGCGACGGATCGTTTGCCGAAGACCAGTTTCGCGCTCTGGTGGACTGGCAAATCGACCAGGGCAGCAGCGCTCTCGTTCCCTGCGGAACTACCGGCGAAGCTTCCACATTGTCCAATGCCGAGCATCACCGTGTCATCGAAATATGCATAGAGCAGGCGGCTGGCCGGGTACCGGTTATCGCTGGCTGTGGATCCAATGACACAACCAATGCCTTGCTGCATCTCAATTTCTCCAAGAAATGCGGCGCAGCGGCCGGTCTGGTCGTCGCCCCTTATTATAACAGGCCCAATCAGGAAGGCATTACCGCGCATTTTACCACGCTGACGGAAAATGTTGATTTGCCGCTGGTTCTTTACAATGTGCCAGCCCGTACGGTGACGGACATCATGCCTGACACGGTGGCGGCCTTGTCGAAACTGCCCAATGTCGTGGCGATCAAGGATGCCAGTGGTGATCTCGACCGGGTCACCGCGCACCGGCTCAACTGCGCCGATGACTTCGTGATGCTGTCGGGCGTGGACGAGCTGTCGCTGGCGTTCAATGCCGCCGGCGGTGTTGGCTGTATCTCGGTCACCGCCAATGTCGCACCCAAATTATGCGCCGAGTTTCAGGCTGCCTGCGCCGCAGGCGACTATGCCAAGGCGCGCGAGCTGAACGATGTGCTCTATCCGCTGCACAAGTCCTTGTTCTCGGACGCATCTCCCGGCCCGATCAAATATGCCATGTCGCGGGTTCTCGGAGATTTCTCGACCGATCTGCGCTTGCCGATGACACCGCCGTCCGAAGCCAGCCGCATGGCTGTGGATGCCGCTCTTGAAGGGGCTGGGCTGATCTGA
- a CDS encoding alpha/beta fold hydrolase yields the protein MKYLQTVLPAVLATIALSACATPDERIAKSGSTACDDRNVHANLSDSLCIETTIDHSDSQDEPVQLFVRKFPARGEHQGEIWLIAGGPGESGASFYADIDFFRQTFADYDVMVPDHRGTGYSSKLCMPEETPDSADGLALAGAEWGTCFGQLYADPKRANSFSQRNAARDLDTLVSTLGSNGKTLVYGVSYGTSLVLEYARLATTDIDGIILDSLTPAPSDHLNGLSYRSQTTDRVGMALLDRCAADSNCSLGKDAVDTYRALLKDIDAGADMPGLDSIPNGDIRQLLGLLLDVPSARNRIPDIIAALSNRDAAAGALIQNIIQSAEAYWSNITRFQQATSSIPLSAIITGSESNSRPELTAEQLAAEKAALGFTSPLPGLLVSNQFPLYEAPPALAMPVAMPPMLILQGTLDPKTPYDSAAKHAASLRASASVTMLTLTDAPHAAYITSQDCLTEPLARFAKNPKAVRSQTCAPADVAIKFP from the coding sequence GTGAAATATCTCCAGACAGTCCTTCCTGCCGTTCTGGCGACCATAGCCTTGAGTGCCTGCGCCACTCCCGATGAACGGATCGCAAAATCCGGATCCACCGCCTGCGACGACCGGAATGTGCACGCGAATCTGTCCGACAGCCTGTGTATCGAAACCACAATCGATCACAGTGATTCGCAGGATGAGCCCGTCCAACTGTTCGTCCGCAAATTCCCCGCCCGCGGCGAGCATCAGGGCGAGATATGGCTGATTGCCGGCGGACCCGGCGAATCCGGTGCCAGTTTCTATGCGGACATAGATTTCTTCAGACAGACATTTGCCGATTATGATGTCATGGTTCCCGACCATCGTGGCACCGGCTACTCGTCGAAATTGTGCATGCCGGAGGAAACGCCGGATAGCGCGGATGGGCTGGCCCTCGCCGGCGCGGAATGGGGGACCTGTTTCGGGCAGCTATATGCAGACCCCAAGAGAGCCAATAGCTTCAGCCAGAGGAACGCCGCCCGTGATCTCGACACGCTCGTTTCGACACTGGGTTCCAACGGAAAAACGCTGGTTTATGGTGTGTCCTACGGAACTTCGCTGGTGCTGGAATATGCCAGGCTGGCGACCACCGATATCGACGGCATCATCCTCGATTCGCTGACACCCGCGCCGTCCGATCATCTGAATGGCCTGTCCTATCGTTCGCAAACCACCGACCGGGTCGGAATGGCCCTGCTCGATCGCTGTGCAGCAGACAGCAATTGCAGTCTGGGAAAAGATGCAGTCGACACCTATCGTGCTTTGCTCAAAGATATAGATGCAGGGGCAGACATGCCCGGTCTGGATAGCATTCCCAATGGCGACATCCGGCAACTGCTCGGCCTGCTTCTCGATGTGCCAAGCGCCCGCAACCGGATTCCCGATATCATTGCCGCCTTGTCGAACAGAGATGCCGCAGCGGGTGCGCTGATCCAGAATATCATTCAGAGCGCCGAGGCATATTGGAGTAATATCACCCGGTTCCAGCAGGCGACATCTTCAATTCCCCTGTCCGCGATCATCACCGGCTCCGAATCCAACAGCCGCCCCGAGCTGACAGCCGAGCAACTGGCAGCAGAAAAAGCAGCTCTGGGATTTACCAGCCCGCTCCCCGGCCTGCTGGTGAGCAACCAGTTTCCACTATATGAAGCCCCCCCGGCGCTGGCAATGCCCGTCGCCATGCCACCGATGCTGATTTTGCAAGGCACATTAGACCCCAAAACACCCTATGATTCCGCGGCAAAACACGCAGCCAGCCTCCGCGCCAGCGCTTCAGTCACAATGCTGACCTTAACCGACGCTCCCCACGCAGCCTATATCACAAGCCAGGATTGCCTGACCGAACCACTCGCGCGGTTTGCCAAAAATCCGAAAGCCGTCAGATCGCAGACCTGTGCCCCGGCGGATGTCGCGATCAAATTTCCGTAA
- a CDS encoding glutathione S-transferase family protein: MTIILHHLENSRSQRIIWLLEELGLDYEIKRYERHPKTQKAPDSLKAIQPLGKSPMIEDDGEVIIETAVIAEYLVEKAGGRLGAPKDAKGARLYTQYLHFAEGSMMPPLYGLLVVGRLGLLGLPARKPVGQMVTDLLVWLETELAERDYFASDQLTAADIMMSFPLEACQSRAGLDERYPNLLAWLERIHARPQYQTALEKGGPYAYA; this comes from the coding sequence ATGACCATCATTCTTCACCATCTCGAAAACAGCCGTTCGCAACGGATCATCTGGCTGCTCGAAGAGCTCGGTCTGGACTATGAAATCAAACGCTACGAACGCCACCCCAAGACCCAGAAAGCTCCGGACAGTCTGAAAGCCATTCAGCCTCTCGGCAAATCTCCGATGATCGAGGATGATGGCGAGGTGATTATCGAGACCGCGGTGATTGCCGAATATCTGGTAGAAAAGGCCGGTGGCAGGCTGGGCGCTCCGAAAGACGCAAAGGGCGCGCGCCTCTATACGCAATATCTGCATTTCGCCGAGGGGTCGATGATGCCGCCCTTATATGGGCTGCTGGTCGTCGGCCGTCTCGGCCTGCTCGGCCTGCCGGCGCGCAAACCGGTTGGCCAGATGGTGACGGACCTGCTTGTCTGGCTGGAAACCGAACTGGCGGAGCGCGACTATTTTGCCAGTGATCAACTCACCGCTGCCGATATCATGATGAGCTTCCCGCTGGAGGCCTGTCAATCCCGCGCCGGGCTGGATGAGCGCTATCCGAATCTGCTGGCATGGCTGGAACGCATTCATGCCCGCCCGCAATATCAGACGGCACTCGAAAAAGGCGGTCCCTATGCCTATGCATGA
- a CDS encoding DUF2062 domain-containing protein, whose protein sequence is MADPKPNIHDKDFAARLIMFVVHWLQRKMPTRAAMEQNKYLKPIAHRFLHSELWRFTRRSVPRGVALGMLAAFLVPVGQIFAAVFLALPVRANVPIAAITTFITNPLTYPFWIAAANQTGKFVLQIDAMTAGQPINTHIQSEFGQWLSWLVREAGVTAFGFLMFAIFFASIGYLISSFGWRWWIGRKRKGRLSKILADRTGDGQ, encoded by the coding sequence ATGGCTGATCCCAAGCCCAATATCCATGACAAGGATTTTGCTGCGCGTTTGATCATGTTCGTTGTTCATTGGCTCCAGCGCAAGATGCCGACCCGTGCGGCAATGGAGCAGAATAAATATCTCAAGCCCATTGCCCATCGCTTCCTGCACTCGGAGCTTTGGCGCTTCACCAGACGCTCTGTACCGCGTGGTGTCGCCTTGGGGATGCTGGCGGCCTTTCTGGTCCCCGTCGGCCAGATATTCGCTGCAGTTTTTCTGGCGCTTCCGGTGCGCGCCAATGTGCCGATCGCAGCGATAACGACTTTCATTACCAATCCCTTGACCTATCCATTCTGGATTGCCGCGGCCAACCAAACCGGAAAATTCGTCTTGCAGATAGATGCGATGACCGCCGGGCAGCCGATCAATACGCATATACAGAGCGAATTTGGCCAATGGCTCAGCTGGCTGGTGCGCGAGGCCGGTGTAACGGCGTTCGGGTTTCTGATGTTCGCGATATTTTTTGCCAGCATCGGCTATTTGATCAGTTCATTTGGATGGCGCTGGTGGATTGGACGCAAGCGAAAAGGGCGGTTGAGCAAAATTCTCGCCGACCGGACCGGCGATGGCCAGTAA
- a CDS encoding response regulator — MASKAPGKNGLLNPSTRKVQTDVRTRAVLLLLAVLASAGLLYWQVQNITLIIAFLALVLSLMGVAYFLRPQNIAAGQDRSDPEDWAVTRMVADQSSIGLAITDRAGRLVCANELFTKWFNGAAVPPELPLHDGGNELLATAGRTAWRDGRGYAEGLKRGVAEYNAKVVRAGQGDEYLLWQMIPQIQADIMEEMIGLVSGGGGRAFSEVGILASVIGGEGRIRASNQAFALRATGRVDANISGRNFINFLRSDDKGTIFFERDGRHGTPVRLFHVPLDREKEKGPALILLIDDDGGMVERGMALEQVESMLSLLPLGLALADRDGRFLFLNEAFAKIAGIDDKEKPLYPGDLMIRDDKSAVADAVRRYASGPALTGDLAVRLRNGGEEPVALGIAGVRGLGEAAVLLSIRDNSEESKLKSQVAQATKMQAVGQLAGGVAHDFNNILTAIIGHCDLMLLRHAPGDSDYDDIQQVKNNSNRAAGLTRQLLAFSRQQTLRPQVIQLPDVVADVSNLLKRLLDETIELEVRHGRNLGLVRADPGQLEQVIINLGVNARDAMPGGGKISISTQAVVAADVRALKSEILPIGDYTALIFTDSGNGIPPHVIGKIFEPFFTTKAVGKGTGLGLSTVYGIIKQSGGYIFADSKLGKGTTFSIYFPVHQPTKEDLERAKLDSLPVKATAKKELWGSAHILLVEDEDMVRAVAERALTRQGYTVVTASEGEEALGLLAVQDESERQFDLIVSDVVMPNMDGPTMAKHVRKIYPDMPILFMSGYAEEQLRKSIDVDKVNFLPKPFSVAQIAEAVGETLAEHAKKI; from the coding sequence ATGGCCAGTAAAGCCCCGGGCAAAAACGGATTGCTGAATCCGAGCACACGCAAGGTGCAGACCGATGTCCGGACAAGGGCCGTATTGCTGTTGCTAGCGGTGCTGGCATCGGCCGGGCTGCTATACTGGCAAGTGCAGAATATTACCCTGATCATCGCTTTTCTCGCTCTCGTGCTGAGCTTGATGGGGGTTGCCTATTTTCTGCGGCCGCAAAATATCGCCGCCGGTCAGGATCGTTCCGACCCCGAAGATTGGGCGGTTACGCGCATGGTTGCCGATCAGTCATCTATCGGTTTGGCAATTACCGATCGGGCTGGCCGGCTGGTCTGTGCCAACGAGCTGTTCACCAAATGGTTTAATGGTGCAGCCGTTCCTCCCGAATTGCCGTTACACGATGGCGGCAATGAACTGCTCGCGACCGCTGGTCGAACCGCGTGGCGCGATGGTCGAGGCTATGCCGAGGGCCTGAAGCGTGGGGTTGCCGAATATAACGCAAAAGTCGTTCGCGCCGGGCAGGGCGATGAATATCTGCTCTGGCAGATGATACCGCAGATTCAGGCTGACATTATGGAGGAGATGATCGGTCTGGTCAGCGGCGGCGGTGGTCGTGCCTTTTCGGAAGTCGGTATATTGGCCAGTGTGATCGGTGGCGAAGGAAGGATTCGCGCGTCCAATCAGGCCTTTGCGTTACGCGCTACCGGGCGGGTTGATGCGAATATATCGGGCCGCAATTTCATCAATTTTCTGCGCTCCGATGACAAGGGCACGATCTTTTTCGAGCGAGACGGACGGCACGGCACCCCGGTGCGTTTGTTCCATGTTCCGCTCGATCGGGAAAAGGAAAAGGGACCGGCACTGATTCTGCTGATCGATGATGACGGCGGTATGGTGGAGCGCGGCATGGCGCTCGAGCAGGTGGAATCGATGCTGTCGCTTCTTCCACTGGGGCTCGCCCTGGCCGATCGCGACGGACGTTTCCTGTTTCTCAACGAGGCCTTCGCCAAAATCGCCGGGATCGATGATAAGGAAAAGCCGCTCTATCCCGGCGACCTGATGATCCGAGATGACAAATCGGCGGTTGCCGATGCCGTGCGCCGCTATGCGAGCGGCCCGGCTCTGACAGGGGATCTGGCGGTGCGGCTGCGCAATGGTGGAGAAGAGCCGGTCGCGTTGGGCATTGCCGGCGTTCGCGGATTGGGTGAGGCGGCGGTGCTGCTGTCGATCCGCGATAATAGCGAAGAGTCAAAATTGAAGAGCCAAGTGGCTCAGGCGACCAAGATGCAGGCTGTTGGCCAGCTTGCCGGGGGCGTGGCTCATGATTTCAACAATATTCTCACCGCCATCATTGGTCATTGCGACCTGATGCTATTGCGTCATGCGCCGGGTGACAGCGATTATGACGATATCCAGCAGGTCAAGAATAACAGCAACCGGGCTGCGGGGCTAACCCGCCAGCTGCTTGCTTTCTCGCGCCAGCAGACCCTGCGCCCGCAGGTAATCCAGTTGCCTGACGTGGTGGCGGATGTCTCGAATCTGCTCAAGCGCCTGCTCGACGAGACGATCGAGCTGGAAGTGCGGCATGGCCGCAACTTGGGTCTGGTCCGCGCCGATCCGGGGCAGCTGGAGCAGGTCATCATCAATCTTGGCGTCAACGCTCGCGATGCGATGCCAGGGGGCGGCAAGATTTCAATCTCGACCCAAGCGGTGGTGGCGGCCGATGTCCGCGCGTTGAAAAGCGAAATCCTGCCGATCGGAGACTATACGGCTCTGATTTTCACCGATTCCGGAAATGGTATTCCTCCGCATGTGATCGGCAAGATTTTTGAACCATTTTTCACGACCAAAGCGGTTGGCAAGGGGACCGGCTTGGGGCTGTCGACGGTTTACGGGATCATCAAACAGTCCGGTGGCTATATCTTTGCCGATTCCAAGCTCGGCAAGGGTACCACTTTTTCTATCTACTTCCCGGTTCACCAGCCCACCAAGGAAGACCTGGAGCGGGCCAAGCTGGATTCGCTGCCGGTCAAGGCGACGGCCAAGAAGGAATTGTGGGGTAGCGCTCACATCCTGCTGGTCGAGGATGAGGATATGGTTCGTGCGGTTGCAGAGCGGGCCCTGACCCGTCAGGGTTACACTGTGGTGACGGCCAGCGAAGGCGAGGAAGCCTTGGGATTACTGGCCGTTCAGGACGAAAGCGAACGGCAGTTCGACCTGATTGTGTCCGATGTGGTGATGCCCAATATGGACGGCCCGACCATGGCGAAACATGTTCGGAAAATCTATCCGGATATGCCGATCCTGTTCATGTCCGGCTATGCCGAGGAGCAATTGCGCAAGTCAATTGATGTCGACAAGGTCAATTTTCTGCCGAAACCCTTTTCCGTGGCGCAAATAGCCGAAGCGGTAGGGGAAACTTTGGCCGAACATGCCAAGAAAATATGA
- a CDS encoding lytic transglycosylase domain-containing protein translates to MSSMVSRFVIAALLFSPATCMAADNIGEQMGWQNENAGLSDPTGGNAVLGLQRWRVLTQSDNYSFEDYAGFLVTFPGWPEDTRMQRNAEQAININSFSPARVLAFFGRFEPITNAGAAKFAVALQATGKQDLAKQWARTAWRGGTLTDEDEAVLISRFSSAFSVDDHDARMDALLWARATRDAARQLSFTSSTRRPVFEARLSQLTESSDANDKASAVGAIARDDAGYLADRARYLRNQGQSAAARQLLATRPELRVKPAAPDTWFEAMLINAEAAANDRQWSTAYNIATKIEDAYAVPTRIADQNSRVRDKYSDLAWIAGTAALNGMRQPAKAVPMFDLYARSYDSPNITSKGYYWAGRAAAEAGQKEQAKAYFEKAAEFPDHFYGQLSLERLGRPLPVFNRKPAIEITEEDRKAYDSEPLVIAAKASIRTGPWREQIRFHRALAYNAKTAKDYVLLSDLATRIGARDLGVIKGISALSAGVGAIDETSFPTMNVPFGHESSWTLIHAITRQESQFAEGAISHAGARGLMQLMPGTAREQSGKANLSYNLSSLTDDPQYNIRLGSGYIQRMMDYYGGSYPLAVAAYNAGPGNVNKWLRANGDPRMGGIDWVQWIEDIPISETRNYVKRVLENAVVYDTKNPRGPTIRSDTPLTRYIGKNYKG, encoded by the coding sequence ATGTCCAGCATGGTATCAAGATTTGTTATAGCGGCACTGCTTTTCAGCCCTGCCACCTGCATGGCAGCCGACAATATCGGCGAGCAAATGGGCTGGCAAAATGAAAACGCAGGCCTGTCCGATCCGACCGGCGGCAATGCGGTTCTGGGCTTGCAACGCTGGCGCGTGTTAACGCAGTCAGACAATTATTCTTTTGAAGATTATGCCGGGTTCTTGGTGACTTTCCCCGGCTGGCCAGAAGACACGAGGATGCAACGCAACGCCGAACAGGCGATCAATATCAACAGCTTCTCCCCTGCCCGTGTACTCGCCTTTTTCGGTCGATTCGAACCGATCACCAACGCGGGTGCTGCAAAATTCGCAGTTGCCCTGCAAGCGACCGGGAAGCAGGATCTGGCTAAGCAATGGGCCAGAACCGCCTGGCGTGGCGGCACTCTGACCGACGAGGATGAAGCTGTACTCATCTCGCGGTTCAGTTCCGCATTCAGCGTCGATGATCATGACGCGCGGATGGACGCGCTGTTATGGGCGAGAGCGACGCGGGATGCAGCGCGCCAGTTGAGCTTCACCTCGTCTACGCGGCGACCGGTGTTCGAAGCGAGACTATCCCAGCTAACAGAATCTTCCGATGCCAATGACAAGGCCAGCGCAGTCGGCGCTATTGCTCGCGATGACGCTGGCTATCTGGCCGATCGCGCCCGCTATTTACGCAATCAGGGCCAAAGCGCGGCGGCGCGGCAATTGCTAGCCACCCGTCCGGAATTGCGCGTCAAGCCAGCGGCTCCCGATACCTGGTTCGAGGCAATGCTGATCAACGCCGAAGCTGCCGCCAATGACCGGCAATGGTCGACCGCCTACAATATCGCCACGAAAATCGAGGATGCCTATGCCGTTCCGACCCGGATCGCCGATCAGAATAGCCGGGTGCGGGATAAATATTCCGATCTGGCATGGATAGCAGGCACAGCTGCCCTGAACGGCATGCGGCAACCGGCCAAAGCGGTGCCGATGTTCGATCTCTATGCGCGATCCTATGATTCGCCCAACATCACATCCAAGGGCTATTATTGGGCCGGCCGCGCGGCCGCCGAAGCCGGGCAGAAGGAACAGGCCAAGGCCTATTTCGAAAAAGCCGCTGAATTCCCAGACCATTTCTATGGTCAATTGTCACTGGAACGGCTGGGGCGTCCACTCCCGGTCTTCAATCGCAAACCTGCGATCGAGATAACCGAAGAAGACCGGAAAGCCTATGACAGCGAGCCACTGGTCATCGCGGCCAAGGCTTCGATCCGCACCGGTCCCTGGCGCGAGCAGATCCGCTTTCACCGGGCGCTTGCCTATAACGCCAAGACAGCCAAGGATTATGTGCTGCTCAGCGATCTTGCAACTCGCATCGGCGCACGCGACCTTGGCGTGATCAAGGGTATCAGCGCCTTGAGCGCTGGCGTCGGCGCGATTGACGAAACATCCTTTCCGACCATGAATGTTCCCTTTGGTCATGAAAGCAGCTGGACCCTGATCCACGCGATCACCCGTCAGGAAAGCCAGTTCGCCGAAGGCGCGATCAGCCACGCTGGTGCCCGCGGCCTGATGCAGCTAATGCCCGGCACTGCCCGGGAACAGTCGGGCAAGGCAAATCTGTCCTACAATCTCTCGTCGCTGACCGATGATCCGCAATATAATATCCGCCTCGGTAGCGGCTATATCCAGCGGATGATGGATTATTATGGCGGCAGCTACCCGCTCGCCGTCGCGGCCTATAATGCCGGCCCCGGCAATGTGAACAAATGGCTCCGCGCCAATGGCGACCCGCGCATGGGCGGGATCGACTGGGTCCAGTGGATCGAGGATATTCCGATTTCCGAAACCCGCAATTACGTCAAGCGGGTGCTGGAAAATGCGGTGGTCTATGACACGAAAAACCCGCGCGGCCCGACGATCCGCAGCGACACGCCGCTGACGCGCTATATCGGCAAAAATTATAAGGGTTGA
- the smpB gene encoding SsrA-binding protein SmpB: protein MAKPRPKEFDKQKVVAENRRARYDYFLDDKFEAGIMLTGTEVKSLRFGSGSIAESYAEVKDDEVWLINANIPEWSHGNRHNHTPTRPRKLLLSRRQINKLHGAVMRKGMTIVPLSIYFNSKGRAKLELALAKGKKAPDKRQTEKDRDWKRQQGRLMREHG, encoded by the coding sequence ATGGCAAAACCGCGGCCGAAGGAATTTGACAAGCAGAAGGTCGTCGCCGAAAACCGGCGTGCGCGCTATGACTATTTCTTGGATGACAAATTTGAAGCTGGAATCATGTTGACCGGTACGGAAGTGAAATCGCTACGCTTCGGGTCGGGCTCAATCGCCGAAAGCTATGCCGAGGTGAAGGATGACGAAGTCTGGCTGATCAACGCCAATATTCCTGAATGGAGCCATGGCAACCGGCACAATCATACCCCGACGCGTCCGCGCAAATTGCTGCTGAGCCGGCGCCAGATAAACAAGCTGCATGGCGCGGTGATGCGCAAGGGCATGACGATTGTACCGCTGTCGATCTATTTCAACAGCAAGGGTCGGGCGAAGCTGGAACTGGCACTGGCCAAGGGCAAGAAAGCGCCGGACAAGCGACAGACCGAAAAAGACCGCGACTGGAAAAGGCAGCAGGGTCGGCTGATGCGCGAACATGGCTGA
- the recA gene encoding recombinase RecA yields MAGNLKVVESENQLNSSDRQKALDAALAQIDRAFGKGSAMKLGQRKALEIEAISTGSLGLDIALGIGGLPKGRVIEVYGPESSGKTTLALHVIAEAQKNGGTAAFVDAEHALDPVYAKALGVNTDELIISQPDTGEQALEITDTLVRSNAIDILVVDSVAALVPRAEIEGEMGDTHVGLQARLMSQALRKLTGSISRSKCMVIFINQIRMKIGVMYGNPETTSGGNALKFYASVRLDIRRTGQIKERDDIVGNTTRVKVVKNKVAPPFKQVEFDIMYGQGISKVGEIIDLGVKAGVVEKSGAWFSYDSVRIGQGRENSKRFLLEHPEMMEKLENQIRGKQEEVAEEMMTGPIGKADDGDDEK; encoded by the coding sequence ATGGCCGGCAATTTAAAAGTCGTAGAATCGGAAAATCAGTTGAACTCATCAGACAGACAAAAGGCGCTCGACGCCGCATTGGCGCAGATCGATCGCGCCTTCGGCAAGGGCTCGGCAATGAAGCTGGGCCAGCGCAAGGCATTGGAAATAGAAGCTATCTCGACCGGTAGCCTGGGACTGGATATCGCGTTGGGAATCGGGGGGTTACCAAAAGGACGCGTGATCGAGGTTTACGGACCGGAAAGCTCCGGCAAGACAACGCTCGCGTTGCACGTCATTGCCGAAGCGCAGAAAAATGGCGGCACGGCTGCCTTCGTCGACGCAGAACATGCGCTTGATCCGGTCTATGCCAAGGCGCTGGGCGTGAACACGGACGAATTGATCATCTCTCAGCCGGATACCGGCGAGCAGGCGCTGGAAATCACTGATACGCTGGTCCGGTCCAATGCGATTGACATATTGGTCGTCGATTCGGTGGCCGCTCTGGTGCCGCGCGCGGAAATTGAAGGCGAAATGGGCGATACCCATGTTGGCCTGCAGGCGCGCCTGATGAGCCAGGCGCTGCGCAAGTTGACCGGTTCGATCAGCCGCTCCAAATGCATGGTGATCTTCATCAACCAGATCCGCATGAAAATCGGCGTGATGTACGGCAATCCGGAAACCACCTCGGGCGGCAATGCGCTGAAATTCTATGCATCGGTTCGGCTCGACATCCGGCGTACCGGCCAGATCAAGGAACGCGATGATATTGTCGGCAACACCACCCGCGTCAAAGTGGTCAAAAACAAGGTGGCGCCGCCGTTCAAGCAGGTCGAGTTCGACATCATGTACGGTCAGGGCATTTCCAAGGTCGGCGAAATTATCGATCTGGGCGTGAAAGCCGGCGTCGTCGAAAAATCCGGTGCCTGGTTCTCCTATGACTCGGTCCGCATTGGGCAGGGGCGTGAGAATTCGAAGCGCTTCCTCCTGGAACATCCGGAAATGATGGAGAAGCTGGAAAACCAGATCCGCGGCAAGCAGGAAGAAGTTGCCGAGGAAATGATGACGGGACCGATTGGTAAGGCCGATGACGGTGACGACGAAAAATAA